ATCCGTTTGAACTGAATTTTTATAGgatcccataaaatattattttaaaatttatgaacatttttatgtatttttttaatatccaAAGTGAAttccacaaaaaatataatgaataaTGTAGTGAATGGATGTAATATATGTAGcatctcttaaaaaaaataaaaaaaagaagcctaaACTAGGCTAAACCCTATCTTGGTTGgggagaaaataaaacaataagtctaggtacactaccTCCAACCACTACATCATTCATTGCATTTTTTGTAGGGTCCACCtcgagtttcaaaaaaatacaaaaaaatgttcataaattttaaaataatatattatggggccttgtaaaaaatcggttgcaacaaatatcggtaaatattattttttgattcataGGGGCGAAACTGTAcaattgagcagtttcgcctctacaaatcaagaaataatacttaccgatattcgttggagctgattttttacaaggccccataaaatattattctaaaatttatggatattttttaatatttttttggaccCGGAATGAGCCCtacaaaaaatgtaatggatgGTATAGTAGATGGATTATAGTGCATGGAGCAtctctcaaaataaaatatgtttGAACTGTGCTCTCATTAAAAGAAGTGAGAGAGACTGAAAGAACTGCAAATCCCAGAAAGAACGCTCTTTCCGAGACCTACCTCTATCTCTATCCTTCCTGAGTTCCTGGGTTTCAGTCTCGCATCGCTCGCACTCTTCCCCTTCACTCATGTCGTCCTATGAACCCCCCTCCGGCGGCGACCACGCCCACCTCTTCGGCTACGACGACGACGAAGACCCGTCCGAGCCCGAATTCTTCGCCGACGGCGAGGACGGCGACGGCATCCCACCCGACCCGCTCCTGAAGTCCGGCACGTTCATCCTCGAACCCACCACCGGTCCAACCCTGGCCGCCGACCAGCCACCGCCCCAACAACCAGCCCAGAACGGCGCCGCGGCAGATCGCGCTGATCGCGAGCCGGAGAGGTTTGCGAGCCCTCCGTCGAAGAGTGCGGCGGAGAGAGGGACGGCGTCGCCGTCGTCTGTCGCGGCGGCGGTTGCTGCGGAGACATCGGCGCCGTCGTCGGGTAGGAAGGGACAGAAGCCGGCGCAGGCGGGGGTTCCGGGGGCGACGCCCGAGAGGCCGAATTGGTTGCCGGAGGGTTGGAGGATGGAATGTAAGGTCCGGACGTCTGGTGCCACTGCTGGATCTTTCGACAGGGTAATTTCTTGGTTGTTTTCTAGTACAGTTTTTATTAGATTGGGGTATAATTTGTTTAGACCCCGTTCCGCtaatgttattattttttaggaaCTTTATTTCCGAGACAAttcatcacctttaatttattaaaaaataagtacttattttagttgatgGAACGCATCCTTGTTAATTGTTCCTTGACCGACCAGAGAAATCGGGGTTCCTTGACCGACTGGAGAAATCGGGAAAGTATAAAAGTTATAGAacgaaaaagaagagaaaaatccCATTAAAGACAATAAAAGTTCGAAGAAGACAGTCTTTTAGTGTCgttgtatttgaatttttttcaactccggtctatattttgtttttactatTCTAATTGTACTGGTCGAGAAAAGATGTGATGTTAAAACTGTGACGAAAacgtaaaaaaaagttaactaaAAGTGAAATAACGCCAACTGTCTTTAACACAATTAATTTCCGGGAATAAGTAGTGATGCTTGAAACCAATTATTATAAAGAAGGCGAAGAGATTGCTGCGGTATACTTTACACTTCAGTTCAAACTTGGCAcaattttggagaaaataatCAATTAGTTTCCAATTTAGGTAGATGTTGGGTgcaatttggacaaaaaaagttatttatgCGCAGCATGAGAAATTATCGTCGTTATTCCATCTTTTTTTGGACTTGCAAGAATCCTGGACTGTGCTTTCGATATCTGTATATGAGTTGAGTGTTTATGAGACAGATAGGGTTAGTTATGGGCTTATGGCCGGAGAGTTTGATTTCTCGAATCACCATTGTGCTAAGCAATTTTAAGGTACGCAGTTGAGAGTTTCACCAGTTCTGGAATGGCCTTATTATGATTAGCTGTTATGTTCATATAGATGTTCTTAGGAGATTAAGGTTAAGGTTGCATCATCCTTCTGCCTTTCAATTTTGCGATACAAGTAGAGTTCCAAAAGGGGTTTTTGTGGAACTTATTAAgatcatgtgttttttttattccatTCGAAAGGAAGAAAGAGCCCTGGTTGCTGGTCCATATCCTATTGAAACGGCGACGAATAAAAGATTAATTTGATACCATTGTTCCTATGCCTTTGTCAGTATGGAAAAGGTTGAGTGAGAGCTCATTTAAGATTCAAGAGTTGTAATTACCTTTTGGATGAAGTTTGCTTCTAATGATGGATATCATCAAATTAAAACATAGATATTTTGCAACGTTTACTATCTTAGTATACGAGTAATCTTGGAGTTCCTATGTATTCCTGAACTTAAAACTGAGGTCATCCTATTTACTTTGCTGAATGTCATATTACAGATATTGGCATACTTCTGGAGGTCCGTTTTCCTTCGATGCAATTATCGTTGAGCTGTTATATATAGAGCTGATGCCAACTATAAAGGGTTTAACTATAACAACTGGATGGACAAGAGGGTAGTAGCAACTAGAAAGTGAGAAAAACAAGAGAAGGATTTGAAGCATACATGAAATTTTAGAAGATTTGAACAAGTGAGGCTACACATTAAAGCAACAGAATACACGCTTACACCTAACAGTCTTTAGGATGTTGAAATTCATCGATCAAAACAACACATTGTGGAACATTTGGTCATCATTTCATTTAGTGTCCTCGTTTAGGTCATTTTTTGATCTCCACAATTGTTATGGAAGGTAGTTTAGGTCATTGTTATATTTTCAAGATTGTTATTGAAAGTCATACTAGTTGGGTAATCTTTAGGTGTAATTTATGATCCATCATACCGTGTCAAGCTGAAAAGCTGaaggatgatgaagaagatTTTCATTATCTTGTAATAGGAAggtaatttttgtctttttatgtTGAAGGTTTTCAAAGAGTATATGAATAGGAGTTATGACTTTCAATTGGGGGAGGTCAAAATGTGAGAAACCATATTGTTTTTGCGTCGGTTGTGGCTCATTATTTTCCTTCCCCTTCTCCTCTTCTTCACCTTGTGTGATTCAAGGCCCCTAGATCTTCTGGAGTTTTTCCAAACCGACAAAACCGAATCGACCAAAAAAACTGACCAAAATTGTAGGTTCGGTTCTGTTTGGGGGATAgcttcggtttggtttggttttgctttatgaaatatatttttttctgtttggttttggttttagggaggtcaaaaccaaaccaaaccgaaccgaacttgACATATACATCTCTGATCTCCACCGTTGATATCTAAATGAGATATCTACCATTGAAAGCCTCAAACCCTACTTCACATTACCCCCAAAACACAGAACAGCAGCAGCAttgttccttctctctctctctctctctctctctctctctctctctctctctctctcgtttcctTCACTCACCACTGCGAAAACCACCGATCGACCTCACTCACCACTGCGAAACCTACCGTTCAACTTCAAGATCAATCAACTCCATCTCTCTCTGTCGCGTCCTTCAAGATCGATGGATCAGGTAAAGTTTAAACCCTAAAAGGTCTCAGATTTTGGGGGGgtttgcttatttttttctgTGCTTATGAAGTTTGATGATCTGTTTCAGTTTGTATGGACCATTTTGTAAGGATGCGGTATTACGGTCTGAGATTGTCTTAAACTTTtagtttctgtttttctttgatTGGGTACTCGGAGTGAAGAAGGGaagggaaagaagaagctcGAGAGGTTTAAACCGAAAAATCCCGACCAGAACCGAATGAACCGATTACCTTTTCAGTCGGTTTTGGTAGCTACATAAGGAAAATCGAACCAATTTTTTGGTTGTTAAAATCTCCCAAAACCGAACCGACCAAACCGATGTCACCCTTACTCCTCTGTGTCTGGATTCAAGGCCTCTTGTGGGTGTAGGTTTCTCGCCTTTCTTTTACCGCCTATCCCTTGATCTTCTTCTATATGATGTACTCAACTATATTTGTATTAAATGAAATATGCTGACTGTAGTTTGTTACATCTTTTGTGCAATATTTTGTTACATCATGTGGGCGCAAGTGTTGGTTTTGgagcaattttatttttcttgtgcGTCTAGACTGACGGCTTCGTGTTGGATAGGGCCTCGTCTGGGTCCAACATATTTCGAGACAGTGATGGGTCTTCTAATGATTGGATTGCCCAATTCGCGAACGGTCATTGATAGCTCTTTTTTCTTGGTATCAACCATGGACTCAATGGTCTTCCTTTCATCTTTTACCACCTTCCACATATATGAAAAATGTTCCTCCTTACATGCAAATGAAATGTGTTTATGTTCAAGCGTTTCACTTCTAACTTCTTTCTAATTGCTTCatttcttatcttttcttggtCACACCATTTATATCATATGAACATTCTCATTTACTATACActtattttctgaaattgttCCTTTTCATTTATCAAgatgttctttttctttataatcTGCTGCTATGTTCGAAGAATAATAACGATTTTATatgttttttgttggaaaagttaaaatttctctcttttttggtaaatcagttttttgaatttaagaATCTACTAAATGCAAAATCAAGTGATTGAGGttagttttgatcataattGTAAAAGGCGCATTGAGGCAAAGGGTTTGCGCCTCTACCAGGGTGGGGCGAGTCCAAGGCGATATGGAAAAGGCGCAGAATAGGCATGAGTGGCGCGTGCCTTTGCGGGGACAAAAGGCACAAGTGGGGTCTCCTCTTGCAAGTCGCAGTAAAAATAGCAAAGGAAAACGGTTCGAATATTGAGATCCTATGGGGCCTACAGTCGATCTATACTTGTTCTCCACAACACCAGTCGATAACATACAATTGATATTTGGTTGATTCAATTGAAGTCTTGGTGAAGCTTTGTTTGCTGTCAAAGTCTGGTTCGATTGCCTGCCTGTTCACCAAGGACTGTTCCCCTTGGTGAATTTTTGTTCTCTATTGAACCTTTGTCTAATTAAAAGAAACCTACCTAAAGGCTAAAAGAACAATccactctctttttctttcttggttattttttttttaggttggtAGGCACTTATCTAATTTTGTATGTCATTCAGTCATTGTTATTTCAATTTGCTCATGTTTTTGGCTATTTAGACTAAAATTATTTGTCTATATCATTGTTGCTATTTTATTTGACTAGTTTGCACCTCACTTGAATAAGTCCCCGCTCCTAGACACCAAGAGACCCTTGGCGCTTCGGTGCGCCTCTTGCCTCTAGCAACTCTGGGTTTGATCCTTAAGTTCAATGACCCAGTCTAAGTCAAATGTTCAGCGACCAGGAGGGTGAGCTAGAGCAGGTCAATGTTAGTCGTGCTTCGGATTGAAAGCGTCTCCAGAGCATCTATTAACTACATATGAATATCTTGTTGATTTCTTTGCAGAAATGCTGTTTATATTTGAAATAGATGATTCCCTTAACGAGTATTCGCAGCATAACTCATCAATTCAAGGTAGTCAGGTGGTCGACAGAGAACTTTTTATACACTGAAGTTGTTGGTTCAACTCCTCTAGAGGTCATTCGCATATAGAATTGCATATGTGTTTTTGTGTCCTGGCGTTGCAGCCCATGTTATCAAATAATCCATGGGTATAGTTATTTCTTGGCTTGTTAGAAATCCGTAGATCTTGAGACTGAATTTGCCAGTTGGCAAAAGTGACTTTGTGGATTTGTGCAGAATTTCACAATCCACCGTGGGTGCATATTTGTCACCCTCAGCACACGAAGTGTGTGACTACGGTTCAAGCCATTGGCAAAAGTGAATTCTGTATTTATTCAACAGAATTTAACGGTCCACTTGTATTCGTCACCCTCAACACATGAAGTGTGTGGCTAAGGTTCCGATTGATACTAGGTTGTGGGACAAGCTGATACTGAAACATTAAATGTGTTGTGGGTTTCTGAGTTTCAGGCCGTGTTTTGTAAGTATTCCTCCTTATCTAACTCTTCTTTTTCGTTAGGATTACGACAAGATCAGGTCTAATTTCATGGGCAAAATCTGTTCAAGCCCCCCTCTGGCTTGGTCCATCAGCAATTTACCTCCCCATCGTTTGAAAATCTGCAAATGCC
The sequence above is a segment of the Rhododendron vialii isolate Sample 1 chromosome 13a, ASM3025357v1 genome. Coding sequences within it:
- the LOC131312437 gene encoding methyl-CpG-binding domain-containing protein 6-like; translation: MSSYEPPSGGDHAHLFGYDDDEDPSEPEFFADGEDGDGIPPDPLLKSGTFILEPTTGPTLAADQPPPQQPAQNGAAADRADREPERFASPPSKSAAERGTASPSSVAAAVAAETSAPSSGRKGQKPAQAGVPGATPERPNWLPEGWRMECKVRTSGATAGSFDRYYIEPVSGRRFRSKVEVDYFLQTGNKPNKKAKPDADANRQEKSGSKKKKSAPLNFDFNNPPEKVRWVLTDAVKDQWTPFVGDKIIPKSTRQEWNAAFQFSCG